CCGCATGGCCCCGCCCATGTCCGATTCGGCATCAATTACTACGTTTACGCGCTGCTGTTTCTGGCCTTCGATGTCGATGTGCTCTATCTCTTCCCTGTAGCCGTCTACTATCCGCACAGCCCCGGGTGGGCCATTTTTTGGGAGTTCATCGTTTTCCTCGGAATCCTCGCACTCGCAGTGCTCTATTTCCTGAAAAAAGGGGTATTTACGTGGCCGAGAAAAATCTCCTTCTGACACCGGCCGAATCCACGATCGATCCGCCGATCGTTCGCATCAAGCCGGTACAGGACATTCTCGATCTTTGCCGATCCATGTCCTTCTGGCCCATGACCTTCGGTCTGGCTTGCTGCGCCATCGAAATGATGGCTGTCGGCATGGCCCGGTTCGACATCGCCCGGTTCGGCGCAGAGGCTTTCCGCCCTTCTCCGAGACAGGCCGATCTGATGATTGTCGCTGGCACCGTTTCCCGCAAGATGGCCCCTGCCGTCATTCGCCTCTACGAGCAGATGCCTGCCCCCAAGTGGGTGATGGCGCTCGGCAATTGCGCCATTTCGGGAGGGCCTTTCTCTTTCGAAGGTCAGTATGGCATCGTGGAAGGCGTCGATACCATCATTCCGGTGGATGTATTTGTGCCGGGATGCCCCCCGAGGCCGGAAGGGCTTCTCGAAGGTCTGTTTGCCCTGCAGCAGAAAATCACCGGCAAACGCTGGTGGCCTCTTCCCCAAAAGGCGGTCCTCTCATGAGCACGGCTTCGGAATCCTTGCTGAACGATCTCCAGCGACGGGTGGGAAAAATCACCGTCCACAATCCGCAATACGGAAAAAGCGGGTCGCATATCGATGTTTCCATCGACCCTGATTCCCTTGTCGATGCTGCAACAGTGCTTTGTGAAGCCGGATATTTTCTGGAAGATCTGGCAGGCGTCGATGTTGCGGAAGGCATCTGGCTCATCTACCATTTCGACCGGCACGATGCATCCTGCCGGCTGACGCTCCGCGCCCTGGTGCCCCACGGCAAGCCATGCGCGCCTTCGCTGTGCGGCATTTTCAAGGGGGCGGACTGGCACGAGCGGGAATGCTTCGATTTTTACGGCGTGCGCTTCGATGGGCATCCCAACCTCAAGCCGCTGCTGCTGCCGGACGACATCGATCAGCCCCCCTTGCTCAAGGAAACGGGCAAAATGCCCATTCTCGGTCTGATTCCGCTCGAGCGCTGGGTGGAAGACAGATCCAAGCCCAGGGCCGGTTTGCCTTGATCTTCTCTCGTCATCCTATCCGGATTTTCTGATTCAAGGAGCTGCACATGACCACTTACGCCATCGCCCAAAACCTCGACCGATGCATCGGATGCCTCAGTTGCGAGGTATATTGCAAGGAGAACAAAGGCCTGCCGGATGGACCGCGGTTGTGCCAGATCGTCATGCTGGGCCCACGCCTGGTATCCGGCCTTCCGCGCGAAGCTTACGTGTACATGGGCTGCTTTCACTGCGAACATCCGGCATGCGTGGCGGCCTGCCCGACCGGCGCCATGCGAAAGCGTGAATCCGACGGCATCGTATATGTCGAAAAAGACCTCTGTGTCGGGTGCAAGGCATGCATGGTCGCCTGCCCGTGGGGTGCGGTCCAGTGGAATCACGAAGAGGAAAAGGTCGTCAAATGCGATCTGTGCAAGGACCGTCTGGATCAGGGTCTGCAGCCCGTCTGTGTCACGGTGTGCACCACCCAATGCCTGAGTCTCAGCGTTCTGGAAGATGCAGCAGCGGCAGCCTGATCCTGGCCTGCGAGGCGCCGGGCCGATGAAACGCCCGTCACCCGTGAACAGTAGCCTTCCAGGCTGACGAAACGAAACGATGCGTTGAAGGCGCCGGGTTGGCCAGACCAGGCAAGAACAGGCGCCTGACAGGCCGAAAGGCCATGCGGACAATGAGCCATACCCTTCGGCATGACATAGGAGAAAGACATGTCTGAACCCAATACCTGCTGCGAAGAACCTGAAATCGATTTCGTTTTTCTGGATCGCATCATTCAGGAAGAATTTGGCGGAAGAAAGGAAGCCATGATCATGATGATGCAGACCATCCAGCGTCATTACCGCTATCTTCCCGAAGCCGCCATGATTTACCTTTCCCACTCGATCGGTGTGCCCCTGACCAAGATTTACGAAGTGGCCACGTTCTATGCCTCCTTCAGCCTCGTTCCCAAGGGCAAGCACATCCTTCATATCTGCACGGGAACGGCATGTCACCTCAGAGGCAGCGGCGGCATGGTGCAGCACGTCGCCCAGAAGCTCGGCATCGAGCCTGGGAAAACCACCGCAGACATGAAGCTGACACTCGAAACCGTCAACTGCCTCGGAGCCTGCGCCATGGCCCCTGTGGCCGTTCTCGACGAACAATATCACCCACAGGCAACCGTGGGTTTGATCAACGAATTATTGGACCCCATTCTTGCCGAATAGCGGAGCCATCATGACAACATCTTCTCCCGCACCGGACTTGAGCTGGATCAAGAAACTGACCCGCCCTGAAGACTTGGCGGCATATCGAAACACCCTGATTGCGGAACAACAGCCGGATGCCACCCGGATACTGGTCTGCTGCGGAACCGGATGCAAAGCCCTTGGCGCCCTCGATCTGCTGGCCGCCATGAAACAGGCGGTTGCGGATGCCCATCTGGATGTAAAGGTGGCGCCGTTGGTCAAGCGCACCGGATGCCATTCCTTCTGCTCCCGGGGCCCGCTTCTGACCATTCAGCCACAGGACATCTTCTACCAGAAGCTCAAACCATCAGATGCAGCCGAAATCGTTCAAGAAACGATCATCGGTGGAAAAATCGTCCCCCGCTTTCTCTACAAGCCCATCGGATCGAAACAGCCGATCGAAAAGCGCAGCGAAATCCCGTTTTTTGCGGCGCAAACCCGCGTCGTCCTGGAACGGGTCGGCGTGGTCGATCCCTTCGACATCCGGGACTCCATCGTTCATGGCGCCTACAGCGCACTGGTCAAGGTCCTGACACAGATGAGCCCAAAAGAAGTCATCGAGGAAATGAAAATCTCGAAGCTTCGGGGGCGCGGGGGCGCCGGATTCCCGGCAGGCCTCAAATGGGAGTCCTGCGCCAGACAAAAGGGCAGGCATTATGTGATCTGCAACGGCGACGAGGGAGACCCGGGCGCGTTCATGGACGCATCGACCATGGAAGGAGACCCCCATGCCGTGCTGGAAGGCATGGCCATCGCCGCCTATTCCATGGGATCGGATCGCGGCTTCATCTATGTCCGCATGGAATATCCCCTTGCGGTACAGACACTCGCCAATGCCATCCGGCAGGCGGAAGATTTGGGCCTTCTGGGGCAGAATATCCTCGGAACCGGGTTCAACTTCAAGGTTTCGGTTTCCACGGGTGCAGGCGCTTTCGTCTGCGGCGAATCCTCGGCGCTGATGTCCTCTCTCGAAGGAAAGGTCGGTCGGCCCAGACCCAAATATATCCGTTCCACGGAAAAGGGTTTCCGGGATAGCCCTTCCAACCTGAACAATGTGGAAACCTACGCCAATGTCCCCAAGATCATACTCAACGGCGGCGCATGGTACGCCTCGATGGGGACGGAACGCTCGGCAGGCACCAAGGTCTTTTCACTGACCGGAAACGTGAACAACGTCGGCCTGATCGAAGTACCGATGGGAACCAGTCTCCGACACATCGTCTACGACATCGGCGGCGGCATCCCCAACAAGAAGGAATTGAAAGCGGTTCAGACGGGCGGACCGTCCGGCGGCTGCATCCCGATTCCCAAGAAATTTCTCGACATCAACGTCGGCTTCGGCAAACTGGCGGAAATCGGTTCCATCATGGGATCGGGCGGCATGATCGTCATGGACGAAAATACCTGCATGGTGGAAGTCAGCCGGTACTTCATCCATTTCCTGGTGGAAGAATCCTGCGGTCAGTGTACGCCCTGCCGGGAAGGATTGACCCAGATGGAGCGAATCCTCACCCGCATCACCCGGGGAGAGGGGGAAGAAGGCGACATCGAGCTGCTCGAGGAAATCGGCACCTTCACGAACAGCTTCTCCCTGTGCGGGCTCGGAACATCTTCGGCAAACCCGGTGCTATCGACCATCCGATATTTCCGTGAGGAATACGAAGCCCATATCCGGGATAAAAAATGCCCCGCAGGCGTGTGCAAGGCGCTCTATCATCTGGAAATTCAGCCGGAGGTCTGCACAGGCTGCGGCGTGTGTAAAAAGCGTTGCCCGGCCAAGGCCATCACCGGTGAAAAGAAGGAACCGCATCTGATTCACCAGGAACTGTGCATCAAGTGCATGGAATGCTACCGCAACTGTAAATTCGATGCCATTGCCATTCGGTAGCCTTTGTTTCGCCGCTCAACAAGGGAAGCTGTAGAAATCCGGTTTATCAACGAAGGAACCCGTGTATGAAAATCATCATGGACGGAAAAGAGGTCGCTGCCGAATACGGCCAGACCATTCTGGAAGTGGCCCGGAAAAACGGGATTTACATCCCCACCCTGTGCCATGTTCCCGGCCTGGAACCGGCTGCCATGTGCCGCATCTGTACGGTCGAGCTCACGGAAAACCGCAGAACAAGGCTGGTGACATCCTGCAACTACCCGCTTCGGCAGGATGCCGAAATCCAGACGGATACCGCGCGGGTTCGAAACGGCCGCAAACTCATCATCGAGCTGCTTGCCACCCGCTGCCCCGACCGTGCGGTCCTCAAAGAACTCGGTGAGCGTTATGGCGCGGACATCCATCGGTTTCCGGCAGATGACAAGGACTGCATCATGTGCGGGCTCTGCGCCCGAGTCTGCGAGCGCGTCGGCGCCAATGTGCTCACGCTTTCGGGCAGAGGGGTCGAAATCACCGTCAGCACCTTCATGGGAAGGGTGGCCACCAACTGCATCGGATGCGGTGCCTGCGCCCAGATCTGCCCGGTCAACGCCATCCGGATCGAAGATCAGGACGGATACCGCAGCGTCATTCTCAAGGGCAAGGTGGCATCCCGTATTCCGTTGCGAAAGTGCACGAGCTGCGGCCAGTTTTTCGGGCCTGTCATCGATCTACCCCCCGTTCTCGAGCGGGCCGGCGAACCGGGGGTGCCTGCCTTCAATGCATCGATCTGCCCGAACTGCTCCCGTCGAAACCATGCCAAACGTCTGGTACAGCGGCATTTCGAACCCTACGATACGGCCATTCAAGCGCTTGCCGAGGAAGGCCGGAGGTTGTAATGGAAACTGTCGCATCCCGGTCCACCGGTGATTTTTACACACGACACTTTGCCGTCGATCAACTGGTCGAAAAGACGGAAGGGGAAACCCTGATCCTCAACATCGGCCCCCAGCATCCCGCAACCCATGGGGTGTTGCGGCTGGTCGTGGAAATGGACGGGGAATACATCCGGCGATGCGAACCAGTTCTCGGTTACATTCACCGGATGCACGAAAAAATGGCCGAAAACCGGACTTACACCCAGTATCTGCCGAACATGGGGCGTGTCGATTACCTGCACGCGCTGGCGTGGAACTGGGCATACGTCGGAGCGGTCGAACGTCTGATGGGCATCGAGGTTCCCAGGCGCGCCGAGATCATCCGGATCATCACATGCGAGCTGAACCGCATCAGCTCTCACCTGGTGTGGGCGGGGGCCTACCTGCTCGATCTGGGCGCCTTCACACCCATCCTCTATACATTCGCCGACCGGGAACGGATATTGGATATCCTGCAGATCGTTACCGGAAGCAGGCTGACGTATTGCTACTACCGCGTCGGCGGGGTCAGCGCCGACATTACACCGGATTTCCTGAAGATGATCCGGGAATTCATCGCCTATTTCCGGCCAAGGCTCCCGATGTACCGGGACTTGGTGACCGACAACATCATTTTGCGGGGGCGATGCGAAGACATCGGCGTGCTGCCGGTCGAGACGGCCCGAAGTTACGGTGCGACCGGCCCTGTGCTCCGCGGCTCCGGTGTCGCCTACGATGTGCGCCGGGCAGAGCCCTATTCCCTCTATGACCAGATCGCTTTCGAGATCCCCGTCGGTACAGCCGGTGACGCGATGGACCGCTACCGGGTGCGCATGGCCGAGATGGTGCAAAGCCTTGCCATCATCGAGCAGGCCATGGATATGCTCTCCGATGGGCCCATCCTCTCGAAGGATGTGCCGGAGCGCATCATCCCCCCGCGTGGGGAAACCTATTTCGCAGTGGAAGGCGCCCGGGGAAAAGTCGGCATCTATCTGTTGAGCGATGGCTCTGCCATACCCTACCGGGTGAAGCTGCGTGCGCCGGGCTTTTCGAACCTTCATGTCTTTGCGGAACTGTCCATCGGCTGTCTGCTCGCCGATGCACTATCCATTCTGGGCAGTCTCGACCTCGTCATTCCGGAGATTGACCGATGATCCCAATGCTTCTTGATCTGCTGGCCCATCCTGTCGTCAGGATTGTCGTGGCACTTGCGCTGACGATGGCCTTCGTCGGGTTGATGGGGCTTGTGCTGGTGTATGCCGAACGGAAGGTGGCCGGTTATATCCAGAGACGGCCCGGCCCCTTCGAGGTCGGCCCCCAGGGTATCCTGCAATCCCTTGCGGATGCCGGGAAACTGGTCGGCAAGCAACTCGTTCGACCCTTCGATGCCGATCCGGTCCTTTTCTGGGTGGCGCCTGTCCTTTCGCTGGCGCCGGTTGTCGTCTGCTTTCTGCCCATGCCCTTCGGCCCGATTCTCACGGGCATGCAGATCAACGTCGGCATCGTTCTGGTTCTGGCCTTTTCGGGTCTGAACACGCTGGCCCTGTGCCTCGCCGGATGGGGCTCTTCCAACAAATACAGCCTCCTGGGCTCGGCCCGTGCGGTTTCCCAATCCGTCGCCTATGAAATTCCGCTGCTGCTCGCCGTGCTTGCGGTGGCATTTCAGGCCGGCTCTCTCGATCTGAGCGAAATCACTATCGGACAGTCCAAATCCATCCTTTCCTGGAACATTTGGACTCAGCCGCTTGCCGCCCTCATCTTTTTCGTCTCCCTGGTAGCGGAAACCAACCGGGCGCCGTTCGACCTGCCCGAGGCGGAAAGCGAGCTGACCGCCGGTTTTCACACCGAGTATTCCGGAATGGGATTCGGTTTGTTTTTCCTGGCGGAATACACCTACATGATCATCGGCTGCGCCATGACCTCCTGCCTCTTTCTGGGCGGATGGTCCGGTCCCATTGCAGACGGACACTGGTGGTTTCTGGCAAAGACGTTTGCGCTGCTTCTGGTGATGATGTGGTTTCGATGGACATTTCCCAGGGTGCGTTTCGACCAGTTGCTCAATATCTGCTGGAAATGGCTCATTCCGCTGGGCCTCGTGAATCTTGTCCTGACCGCATTGGTCATCAAGGTGGTGGGCTGATATGGCAAACGCTGAAAACATCCTCAAACGGTTGTGGAGTCTCGTTGTCGGGCTCGAGGTAACGGGAAAGGAATTTTTCAAACCCTGGCTTACGGTGCACTATCCCAGACAGCAGGTGGAGAACATCGACACATACAGGGGACATATCGAACTCGTTCCCCGGGATGACGATCCCTCCACCCC
This genomic window from Desulfatirhabdium butyrativorans DSM 18734 contains:
- a CDS encoding NADH-quinone oxidoreductase subunit D → METVASRSTGDFYTRHFAVDQLVEKTEGETLILNIGPQHPATHGVLRLVVEMDGEYIRRCEPVLGYIHRMHEKMAENRTYTQYLPNMGRVDYLHALAWNWAYVGAVERLMGIEVPRRAEIIRIITCELNRISSHLVWAGAYLLDLGAFTPILYTFADRERILDILQIVTGSRLTYCYYRVGGVSADITPDFLKMIREFIAYFRPRLPMYRDLVTDNIILRGRCEDIGVLPVETARSYGATGPVLRGSGVAYDVRRAEPYSLYDQIAFEIPVGTAGDAMDRYRVRMAEMVQSLAIIEQAMDMLSDGPILSKDVPERIIPPRGETYFAVEGARGKVGIYLLSDGSAIPYRVKLRAPGFSNLHVFAELSIGCLLADALSILGSLDLVIPEIDR
- a CDS encoding 2Fe-2S iron-sulfur cluster-binding protein, translated to MKIIMDGKEVAAEYGQTILEVARKNGIYIPTLCHVPGLEPAAMCRICTVELTENRRTRLVTSCNYPLRQDAEIQTDTARVRNGRKLIIELLATRCPDRAVLKELGERYGADIHRFPADDKDCIMCGLCARVCERVGANVLTLSGRGVEITVSTFMGRVATNCIGCGACAQICPVNAIRIEDQDGYRSVILKGKVASRIPLRKCTSCGQFFGPVIDLPPVLERAGEPGVPAFNASICPNCSRRNHAKRLVQRHFEPYDTAIQALAEEGRRL
- a CDS encoding NADH-quinone oxidoreductase subunit C; the protein is MSTASESLLNDLQRRVGKITVHNPQYGKSGSHIDVSIDPDSLVDAATVLCEAGYFLEDLAGVDVAEGIWLIYHFDRHDASCRLTLRALVPHGKPCAPSLCGIFKGADWHERECFDFYGVRFDGHPNLKPLLLPDDIDQPPLLKETGKMPILGLIPLERWVEDRSKPRAGLP
- a CDS encoding NADH-ubiquinone oxidoreductase-F iron-sulfur binding region domain-containing protein, with product MTTSSPAPDLSWIKKLTRPEDLAAYRNTLIAEQQPDATRILVCCGTGCKALGALDLLAAMKQAVADAHLDVKVAPLVKRTGCHSFCSRGPLLTIQPQDIFYQKLKPSDAAEIVQETIIGGKIVPRFLYKPIGSKQPIEKRSEIPFFAAQTRVVLERVGVVDPFDIRDSIVHGAYSALVKVLTQMSPKEVIEEMKISKLRGRGGAGFPAGLKWESCARQKGRHYVICNGDEGDPGAFMDASTMEGDPHAVLEGMAIAAYSMGSDRGFIYVRMEYPLAVQTLANAIRQAEDLGLLGQNILGTGFNFKVSVSTGAGAFVCGESSALMSSLEGKVGRPRPKYIRSTEKGFRDSPSNLNNVETYANVPKIILNGGAWYASMGTERSAGTKVFSLTGNVNNVGLIEVPMGTSLRHIVYDIGGGIPNKKELKAVQTGGPSGGCIPIPKKFLDINVGFGKLAEIGSIMGSGGMIVMDENTCMVEVSRYFIHFLVEESCGQCTPCREGLTQMERILTRITRGEGEEGDIELLEEIGTFTNSFSLCGLGTSSANPVLSTIRYFREEYEAHIRDKKCPAGVCKALYHLEIQPEVCTGCGVCKKRCPAKAITGEKKEPHLIHQELCIKCMECYRNCKFDAIAIR
- the nuoH gene encoding NADH-quinone oxidoreductase subunit NuoH produces the protein MIPMLLDLLAHPVVRIVVALALTMAFVGLMGLVLVYAERKVAGYIQRRPGPFEVGPQGILQSLADAGKLVGKQLVRPFDADPVLFWVAPVLSLAPVVVCFLPMPFGPILTGMQINVGIVLVLAFSGLNTLALCLAGWGSSNKYSLLGSARAVSQSVAYEIPLLLAVLAVAFQAGSLDLSEITIGQSKSILSWNIWTQPLAALIFFVSLVAETNRAPFDLPEAESELTAGFHTEYSGMGFGLFFLAEYTYMIIGCAMTSCLFLGGWSGPIADGHWWFLAKTFALLLVMMWFRWTFPRVRFDQLLNICWKWLIPLGLVNLVLTALVIKVVG
- a CDS encoding 4Fe-4S dicluster domain-containing protein — translated: MTTYAIAQNLDRCIGCLSCEVYCKENKGLPDGPRLCQIVMLGPRLVSGLPREAYVYMGCFHCEHPACVAACPTGAMRKRESDGIVYVEKDLCVGCKACMVACPWGAVQWNHEEEKVVKCDLCKDRLDQGLQPVCVTVCTTQCLSLSVLEDAAAAA
- a CDS encoding NADH-quinone oxidoreductase subunit A encodes the protein MVFQWVHLAIILFLVGGALLGALPLVASRLVAPRNRAKDLGLPYECGITPHGPAHVRFGINYYVYALLFLAFDVDVLYLFPVAVYYPHSPGWAIFWEFIVFLGILALAVLYFLKKGVFTWPRKISF
- a CDS encoding complex I 24 kDa subunit family protein; its protein translation is MSEPNTCCEEPEIDFVFLDRIIQEEFGGRKEAMIMMMQTIQRHYRYLPEAAMIYLSHSIGVPLTKIYEVATFYASFSLVPKGKHILHICTGTACHLRGSGGMVQHVAQKLGIEPGKTTADMKLTLETVNCLGACAMAPVAVLDEQYHPQATVGLINELLDPILAE
- a CDS encoding NADH-quinone oxidoreductase subunit B, with product MAEKNLLLTPAESTIDPPIVRIKPVQDILDLCRSMSFWPMTFGLACCAIEMMAVGMARFDIARFGAEAFRPSPRQADLMIVAGTVSRKMAPAVIRLYEQMPAPKWVMALGNCAISGGPFSFEGQYGIVEGVDTIIPVDVFVPGCPPRPEGLLEGLFALQQKITGKRWWPLPQKAVLS